DNA from Mycolicibacterium alvei:
CCGCTGCGCTTGGCGATCTCCTGAAATGTCGCTGCCGCAAAGCCGCGTTCATTGATGACTTCGTAGGCCGCCTGCATAATGCGCTCACGGGTTTGCTCGGCATCGGCGCCAACCGGCCTGCCCGGCCTGCGGGCAGCCCGCGGCCCGCTACGCGACGTCATTCAGCAAACACTATGGCATTGCCAAAATCCGGTCAAAAGGTACGTTCGCAAATCTGCCCTGGTTGGTCACGCCCGCGGTCCGGGATGGCCGGTCGCGATCGGAGACTCATCAGCCGTCCGGACAAGTAGGTCCGCACCGCATCGTCGACGGTCAATTCGATGGCACGCCGCTATGCCGTGGCCGCCTCGTCGACCAGGCCGGCCTCGGCGAGGAGGTATCCGCGGGTGACCCACGCCGGTTGAAACGCACCGACCGAACGGTCGGTGATCGTGTCGAGGGTGCGAAGTCCGGCCTCGGCACCGTCTATTTCGCCGTCCAAGGCGGCCAGGGCCACAGCGGCTCCCAGCGAAGGCCCGACCCGCATCAGCGCCCGATACAACCTGCGCAGCGCGTCCCGGTCGAGTTCGGGGGCGCAGTGCGCCGATTGAATCGCCGCCTCGTACTGGAACCGGCCCGGACGCGCGAACCCGTGCGCACGGGCAAGCAGGCGTTCCCCCCGTGCATACAGTTCGGCGTCCCACCGATCCCGGCTCTGATCATCAAGCGCCACGAAGTTACCGTCCGAGTCGAGACGCGCCGGACGCCGCGCCTCACACAGACACATCAGTGCGGCCAGCCCCAGAACCTCGGGTTCCTCCGGCACCAACTCGACGAGCACCATGGCCAGGTGCAGGGCTTCCGATGCCAACGACTCGATGAGCGTTGTCTGCGGGACGGACAGCCAGTCGATCGAGTAGGCGCCGTAAACCGCTCCGAGCACCTCGGGTAGCCGCGCAGCGAGATCGGCACGGTCGGGCAGGGTGAACGGGATTCCGGTGTCTCGAATGCGCTTCTTGGCCCGCACCAGCCGCTGCGCCATGGTGGCCGGGGCGACTGCGAAGGCCGCGGCGATGGCGGCGGCGTCCACCCCCAGCACCGTCTGCAGCATCAACGGGGTACGGATGTCGGCAGCGATGGCCGGGTGTGCGCACACCAGCATGAGCTCAAGGCGGCGGTCGGGAACCAGCGCCGGCTCGGCCTCCTCCCACGCGATGTCGTGGTCATCGGCCCACGGCCCGGTCAGCCGGTGGGCGGGCGATTTCCACATGTCCCGCAACCGATTTCGCGCCACGGTCACCAACCACGCCTCGGGAGTGCCCGGGACGCCGTCGCGCGGCCAGTGCTGCAGTGCGCGTTCCATCGCGTCGGCCAACGCGTCCTCGGCCGCGGCGATGTCGCGGCTCTGGGTGGCCAGCAGGGCAAGCAGTCGGCCGTAGGACTGACCGACCACCTGCGCGAGCCGTTCCGAGACCTGTGTATTCAGGGGCTGTACCAGCCCTTCCCGCGGCCGTAGGTGACGGCGACGGGTCTGATCTCGATCGAACCCCATGCTGCGGCCGGACACTTCTGCGCCCAACCCAGCGCCGCGTCGAGGTCGGGAACCTCGATGACGAATACTCCGCCCAGCCGTTCCCTGGTGTCGGCGAACGGTCCGTCCTGGATCTCCGCAGTGCCGGTGCGTGCGGTGTATGTCGTTGTCGCCGATGCCGACTGCAGCACCTGCGTGCCGATGAGCACGCCGGCGGCATCCAGGTCAGCGGCATAGCGGGCGAACGCGGCCCGGGCCGGTTCCATGTCCGCCTCGGTCAGGCCCGCCTCTGGGCCCTCCTGGTGATGCAAGAGTAGGCAGTACTGCACGGTGTCCTCCTGGGTTCTGT
Protein-coding regions in this window:
- a CDS encoding YciI family protein; the encoded protein is MQYCLLLHHQEGPEAGLTEADMEPARAAFARYAADLDAAGVLIGTQVLQSASATTTYTARTGTAEIQDGPFADTRERLGGVFVIEVPDLDAALGWAQKCPAAAWGSIEIRPVAVTYGRGKGWYSP
- a CDS encoding RNA polymerase sigma factor; amino-acid sequence: MVGQSYGRLLALLATQSRDIAAAEDALADAMERALQHWPRDGVPGTPEAWLVTVARNRLRDMWKSPAHRLTGPWADDHDIAWEEAEPALVPDRRLELMLVCAHPAIAADIRTPLMLQTVLGVDAAAIAAAFAVAPATMAQRLVRAKKRIRDTGIPFTLPDRADLAARLPEVLGAVYGAYSIDWLSVPQTTLIESLASEALHLAMVLVELVPEEPEVLGLAALMCLCEARRPARLDSDGNFVALDDQSRDRWDAELYARGERLLARAHGFARPGRFQYEAAIQSAHCAPELDRDALRRLYRALMRVGPSLGAAVALAALDGEIDGAEAGLRTLDTITDRSVGAFQPAWVTRGYLLAEAGLVDEAATA